One Ricinus communis isolate WT05 ecotype wild-type chromosome 7, ASM1957865v1, whole genome shotgun sequence genomic region harbors:
- the LOC8275948 gene encoding threonine--tRNA ligase, chloroplastic/mitochondrial 2 gives MFMLHKMATSPSLSSFSLFLSKPKSLTVLKPSLLLHSPLKRFVSLSKLQPQSQAGNLEAVYRKRNGLSISTAVATTESAPVAQNDIAEDTQKEETEKIVLPTNESSEKLLRIRHTCAHVMAMAVQKVYPEAKVTIGPWIENGFYYDFDMEPLTDKDLKRIKKEMDRIIGQNLPLVREEVSREEAQKRIMAVNEPYKMEILDSIKEDPITIYHIGDEWWDLCAGPHVESTGNINRKAVELESVAGAYWRGDEKRPMLQRIYGTAWENENQLKAYLHFKEEAKRRDHRRLGQDLDLFSIQDEAGGGLVFWHPKGAIVRHIIEDSWKKIHIEHDYDLLYTPHVAKADLWKISGHLDFYRENMYDQMKIEDENYQLRPMNCPYHILVYKRKLNSYRDFPIRVAELGTVYRYELSGSLHGLFRVRGFTQDDAHIFCLEDQIKDEIRGVLDLTEEILLQFGFRKYEVNLSTRPDKSVGDDDIWEKATTALRDALDDKGWTYQIDEGGGAFYGPKIDLKIEDALGRKWQCSTIQVDFNLPQRFDITYVDSNSEKKRPIMIHRAVLGSMERFFGVLIEHYAGDFPLWLSPIQVRVLPVTDTQLEYCREVTSKLKENGIRTELFHGERLPKLIRNAEKQKIPLMAVVGPKEVETQSVTIRSRFSGELGTMTIDDFISRIKSAIEKRTSL, from the exons ATGTTTATGTTACACAAAATGGCCACATCTCCTTCTCTTTCCTcattctctctcttcctctctaaACCCAAATCACTTACAGTCTTAAAGCCCTCACTCCTCCTTCACTCTCCTCTTAAACGTTTTGTTTCGCTATCTAAACTGCAACCCCAATCCCAAGCGGGAAACTTGGAAGCCGTTTATAGGAAAAGAAATGGCCTTTCTATATCCACTGCTGTTGCTACTACTGAGTCAGCTCCTGTTGCCCAAAATGACATTGCTGAGGATACCCAGAAAGAGGAAACTGAGAAAATTGTGCTTCCCACTAATGAATCATCTGAGAAGCTGCTGAGAATCCGCCACACG TGTGCACATGTCATGGCTATGGCTGTTCAAAAGGTCTATCCAGAAGCAAAAGTGACGATTGGACCGTGGATAGAAAATGGGTTTTATTACGATTTTGATATGGAGCCTCTGACTGATAAAGATCTCAAGAGGATTAAGAAGGAGATG GATCGCATCATTGGTCAAAATTTACCACTTGTGAGAGAAGAAGTTTCTAGAGAGGAAGCTCAGAAGAGAATAATGGCTGTTAATGAACCTTACAAGATGGAGATTTTGGATAGCATTAAAGAAGATCCCATTACTATTTACCATATTG GTGATGAATGGTGGGATCTTTGTGCTGGGCCTCATGTCGAAAGTACCGGCAATATCAATAGGAAAGCTGTTGAACTTGAATCTGTTGCGGGTGCTTATTGGAGAGGGGATGAAAAAAGACCAATGCTGCAGCGGATCTATGGAACAGCTTGGGAGAATGAAAATCAATTGAAGGCCTATCTTCACTTCAAAGAAGAAGCCAAACGACGAGATCATAGGCGTCTTGGGCAAGATCTAGATCTCTTTTCTATACAG GATGAAGCTGGTGGAGGTCTAGTCTTCTGGCATCCAAAGGGTGCCATAGTTAGGCACATTATTGAAGACTCATGGAAGAAAATACATATAGAACATGATTATGATTTGTTATATACACCCCATGTGGCAAAGGCTGATCTCTGGAAGATCAGTGGTCATCTGGACTTCTACAGAGAGAACATGTATGATCAGATGAAGATCGAGGATGAAAATTATCAACTTCGACCTATGAATTGCCCTTACCACATTTTGGTGTACAAAAGAAAGCTTAATTCCTACCGTGATTTTCCAATCAGGGTTGCAGAGCTTGGAACGGTATACAGATATGAGTTGTCTGGAAGCTTACACGGCCTTTTCCGTGTAAGAGGTTTTACCCAG GATGATGCACACATATTTTGTTTGGAGGATCAAATTAAAGATGAAATTAGGGGGGTCCTAGATCTTACGGAAGAGATACTATTGCAATTTGGTTTCAGGAAATATGAAGTGAATCTCTCAACTAGACCGGATAAATCTGTGGGAGACGATGATATATGGGAGAAAGCAACAACTGCCTTGAGAGATGCTTTGGATGATAAGGGGTGGACCTATCAAATTGATGAAGGTGGTGGTGCGTTTTATGGTCCGAAGATTGATCTTAAGATTGAGGATGCTCTTGGAAGGAAGTGGCAGTGTTCAACTATCCAG gttgattttaatttaccTCAGCGGTTCGACATTACTTATGTTGATTCGAACTCAGAGAAGAAGCGGCCTATAATGATACATAGAGCAGTGCTCGGATCCATGGAAAGGTTCTTTGGGGTCTTGATAGAGCATTATGCTGGGGATTTTCCTTTGTGGCTCTCTCCTATCCAAGTTCGAGTTTTACCGGTTACTGACACACAG CTTGAATACTGCAGAGAAGTGACCAGTAAACTGAAAGAGAATGGCATTCGAACGGAACTTTTCCATGGCGAGCGTTTGCCGAAGCTCATTAGAAATGCAGAGAAGCAGAAAATTCCGTTAATGGCAGTAGTAGGACCCAAAGAGGTTGAGACTCAAAGTGTCACGATCAGATCTAGGTTCAGTGGGGAACTTGGCACCATGACAATTGATGATTTTATCAGCAGAATTAAGTCTGCGATTGAAAAGAGAACTTCATTATGA